From Actinoplanes oblitus, a single genomic window includes:
- a CDS encoding MFS transporter: MRGWTEFRSHTWLCVVVAQATVWQAVWAGAVLVIGPGVADRHFGPAGWGALLGAQMAGAIAGGLLALRWQPSRAVAYGVALTGVSAALPLALGLAPNLALLVPVAFLVGAAMEQVGVAATVAVQDHIPPDRLARVASYQLLGATAAVPVGQTLAGPLATHLGDLPVLTGAAALIAASTLASMASPDVRNLRHRPADDPLAATARSQTCDQAR; the protein is encoded by the coding sequence GGACGGAGTTCCGGTCGCACACCTGGTTGTGTGTCGTCGTGGCGCAGGCGACCGTCTGGCAGGCGGTCTGGGCGGGGGCGGTCCTGGTCATCGGCCCCGGCGTCGCCGACCGGCACTTCGGGCCCGCGGGTTGGGGCGCCCTGCTCGGCGCACAGATGGCCGGCGCGATCGCGGGTGGCTTGCTCGCCCTTCGATGGCAGCCCAGCCGGGCGGTGGCGTACGGTGTCGCCCTGACCGGGGTGAGCGCCGCCCTGCCACTGGCCCTCGGGCTCGCGCCGAACCTCGCCCTGCTCGTTCCGGTCGCCTTCCTGGTCGGGGCGGCCATGGAACAGGTCGGTGTGGCCGCGACCGTCGCCGTCCAGGACCACATCCCGCCCGACCGGCTGGCCAGGGTCGCCTCCTATCAGCTTCTCGGTGCGACAGCGGCGGTGCCGGTCGGGCAGACCCTGGCAGGGCCGCTCGCTACCCACCTCGGCGACCTGCCGGTGCTGACCGGCGCCGCGGCCCTGATCGCCGCGTCGACCCTGGCGTCCATGGCCAGCCCGGACGTCCGCAACCTTCGGCACCGGCCGGCGGACGACCCGCTCGCAGCCACCGCGAGGAGCCAGACCTGCGATCAGGCGAGGTGA